In Bubalus bubalis isolate 160015118507 breed Murrah chromosome 3, NDDB_SH_1, whole genome shotgun sequence, a genomic segment contains:
- the ZMYND15 gene encoding zinc finger MYND domain-containing protein 15 isoform X11, protein MEFVSGYRDEFLDFAALLFGWFRKFVAERGAVGTSLEGRWRQLEAQIRRLPQDPALWVLHVLPNRSVGISLGQGAEPGPGPGLGAARLLGDEPPLHLRDLSPYVSFVSLEEGEEGEEEEEEEEENGEEEGAGTKKVETEEDGEPAPGSREPPREATPPGEPEEAKQEAGGGEDGKEDRAEDGPGPERRTGRRGDAAPLHLSCLLLVTDEHGIILGIDLLMEGAQGSTGRGSGAENLAPRAYALLCHSMVCPMGSGDPRKPRQLTVGDAQLHWELENLVPRLGVKLAKTPMRTWGPRPGFTFASLRARTCHVCHRHSFEVKLTPCPQCGAVLYCGEACLRADWKRCPDDVSHRFWCPRLAAFMERAGELATLPFTYTAEVTSETFNKEAFLASRGLTRGYWTQFSMLIPGPGAPRHPRGSTPSLSLLLHGDPYQPLQGDGPALMPPVPPDSPRGLFVPELNIQNKQSLKIHVVEAGKEFDLVMVFWELLVLLPHVALELQFVGDGLPPESDQQHFTLQRDGPEVSVRPGSGVSARLSSGTKEKGGRRDLQIKVSARPYHLLQGPKPDLVIGFNSGFGLKDTWLSSLPRLQSLRVPAFFTESSEYGCVMDDQTMAVATGGGTSPPQPNPFRSPFRLRAADNCMPWYCNAFIFHLVYKPSQGSGARPAPGPETPAPTPTAPPAPARRRRGEKKPGRGSRRRR, encoded by the exons ATGGAGTTTGTGTCTGGATACCGGGATGAATTCCTTGATTTTGCTGCCCTCCTCTTTGGCTGGTTCCGCAAGTTCGTGGCAGAGCGCGGGGCTGTAGGAACCAGCCTTGAGGGTCGCTGGCGGCAGCTGGAGGCTCAGATCAGAAGGTTGCCTCAGGACCCGGCCCTTTGGGTGCTCCACGTCTTGCCCAACCGCAGTGTGGGCATCAGCCTGGGGCaaggggcagagccaggcccTGGACCAGGCCTGGGTGCTGCCCGGCTGCTGGGAGATGAGCCCCCCCTCCACCTGCGAGACCTAAGTCCCTACGTCAGCTTTGTCAGcctggaggaaggggaagaaggagaggaggaggaggaggaggaagaagagaatggaGAGGAGGAGGGTGCCGGCACCAAAAAGGTAGAAACGGAGGAGGATGGGGAGCCGGCCCCTGGCAGCAGGGAGCCCCCCCGGGAAGCCACCCCTCCAGGGGAGCCAGAGGAGGCCAAGCAGGAGGCTGGAGGTGGCGAGGATGGCAAAGAAGACAGGGCAGAAGACGGGCCGGGGCCTGAGAGGAGGACGGGGCGGAGAGGTG ATGCTGCTCCCTTGCACCTTTCCTGCCTCTTACTGGTGACGGATGAACATGGCATCATCCTGGGCATTGACCTGCTGATGGAAGGAGCACAGGGGAGCACCGGCAGGGGCTCAGGGGCTGAGAACCTGGCTCCTCGAGCCTATGCTCTCCTCTGCCATAGCATGGTCTGCCCCATGGGCTCCGGAGACCCCCGAAAGCCCCGACAGCTTACTGTGGGAGATGCCCAGCTGCATTG GGAGCTGGAGAATCTGGTCCCAAGGCTGGGAGTGAAGTTAGCCAAGACCCCGATGCGGACATGGGGTCCCCGGCCAGGCTTCACCTTTGCCTCCCTTCGGGCTCGAACCTGCCATGTTTGTCATAGGCACAGCTTTGAAGTGAAACTGACACCCTG CCCCCAGTGCGGTGCTGTCTTGTACTGTGGAGAGGCTTGTCTCCGTGCGGACTGGAAGCGATGCCCAGATGACGTAAGCCACCGATTTTGGTGCCCAAGGCTTGCAGCCTTCATGGAGCGGGCTGGAGAACTGGCAACCCTGCCTTTTACCTACACCGCAG AGGTGACCAGTGAAACCTTTAACAAGGAGGCCTTCCTGGCCTCCCGTGGCCTCACTCGTGGCTACTGGACCCAGTTCAGCATGCTGATTCCAGGCCCTGGCGCCCCCAGGCACCCAAGGGGCAGCACACCCTCCCTCAGCCTTCTTCTCCATG GAGATCCTTACCAGCCTCTCCAGGGGGATGGGCCAGCTCTGATGCCTCCAGTGCCCCCAGATTCACCCAGGGGCCTCTTTG TCCCTGAGCTCAACATCCAGAACAAACAGTCACTGAAAATCCATGTGGTGGAGGCCGGGAAGGAGTTTGACCTTGTCATGGTGTTTTGG GAACTCTTGGTCTTGCTCCCCCATGTGGCCCTGGAGCTGCAGTTTGTGGGTGACGGCCTGCCCCCCGAAAGTGACCAGCAGCACTTTACCCTGCAGAGG GATGGCCCTGAAGTATCTGTCCGCCCTGGTTCTGGCGTATCAGCACGGCTCAGCTCTGGGACTAAGGAGAAGGGGGGCCGCAGAGACCTGCAGATCAAGGTGTCTGCAAGGCCCTACCACCTGCTCCAGGGGCCCAAGCCTGACTTGGTCATCG GATTTAACTCTGGCTTTGGACTAAAGGACACTTGGCTGAGCTCGCTGCCCCGGTTACAG TCCCTCCGAGTGCCGGCCTTCTTCACCGAGAGCAGCGAGTATGGCTGTGTGATGGACGACCAGACCATGGCGGTGGCCACAGGAGGGGGGACCAGCCCTCCACAGCCCAACCCTTTCCGCTCCCCCTTTCGCCTCAGAGCGGCAGACAATTGCATGCCCTG GTACTGCAACGCTTTCATCTTCCACTTGGTCTACAAGCCCTCGCAGGGAAGCGGGGCCCGCCCGGCGCCCGGGCCGGAGACTCCCGCCCCAACTCCTACAGCCCCTCCCGCCCCCGCCCGTAGGCGCCGAGGAGAAAAGAAACCTGGGCGGGGGTCCCGCCGGCGCAGGTGA
- the ZMYND15 gene encoding zinc finger MYND domain-containing protein 15 isoform X7, which translates to MEFVSGYRDEFLDFAALLFGWFRKFVAERGAVGTSLEGRWRQLEAQIRRLPQDPALWVLHVLPNRSVGISLGQGAEPGPGPGLGAARLLGDEPPLHLRDLSPYVSFVSLEEGEEGEEEEEEEEENGEEEGAGTKKVETEEDGEPAPGSREPPREATPPGEPEEAKQEAGGGEDGKEDRAEDGPGPERRTGRRGDAAPLHLSCLLLVTDEHGIILGIDLLMEGAQGSTGRGSGAENLAPRAYALLCHSMVCPMGSGDPRKPRQLTVGDAQLHWELENLVPRLGVKLAKTPMRTWGPRPGFTFASLRARTCHVCHRHSFEVKLTPCPQCGAVLYCGEACLRADWKRCPDDVSHRFWCPRLAAFMERAGELATLPFTYTAEVTSETFNKEAFLASRGLTRGYWTQFSMLIPGPGAPRHPRGSTPSLSLLLHGDPYQPLQGDGPALMPPVPPDSPRGLFGSWQDYYTWRGLSLDSPMAVLLTYPLTVYYVITHLVPQSFPELNIQNKQSLKIHVVEAGKEFDLVMVFWELLVLLPHVALELQFVGDGLPPESDQQHFTLQRDGPEVSVRPGSGVSARLSSGTKEKGGRRDLQIKVSARPYHLLQGPKPDLVIGFNSGFGLKDTWLSSLPRLQSLRVPAFFTESSEYGCVMDDQTMAVATGGGTSPPQPNPFRSPFRLRAADNCMPWYCNAFIFHLVYKPSQGSGARPAPGPETPAPTPTAPPAPARRRRGEKKPGRGSRRRR; encoded by the exons ATGGAGTTTGTGTCTGGATACCGGGATGAATTCCTTGATTTTGCTGCCCTCCTCTTTGGCTGGTTCCGCAAGTTCGTGGCAGAGCGCGGGGCTGTAGGAACCAGCCTTGAGGGTCGCTGGCGGCAGCTGGAGGCTCAGATCAGAAGGTTGCCTCAGGACCCGGCCCTTTGGGTGCTCCACGTCTTGCCCAACCGCAGTGTGGGCATCAGCCTGGGGCaaggggcagagccaggcccTGGACCAGGCCTGGGTGCTGCCCGGCTGCTGGGAGATGAGCCCCCCCTCCACCTGCGAGACCTAAGTCCCTACGTCAGCTTTGTCAGcctggaggaaggggaagaaggagaggaggaggaggaggaggaagaagagaatggaGAGGAGGAGGGTGCCGGCACCAAAAAGGTAGAAACGGAGGAGGATGGGGAGCCGGCCCCTGGCAGCAGGGAGCCCCCCCGGGAAGCCACCCCTCCAGGGGAGCCAGAGGAGGCCAAGCAGGAGGCTGGAGGTGGCGAGGATGGCAAAGAAGACAGGGCAGAAGACGGGCCGGGGCCTGAGAGGAGGACGGGGCGGAGAGGTG ATGCTGCTCCCTTGCACCTTTCCTGCCTCTTACTGGTGACGGATGAACATGGCATCATCCTGGGCATTGACCTGCTGATGGAAGGAGCACAGGGGAGCACCGGCAGGGGCTCAGGGGCTGAGAACCTGGCTCCTCGAGCCTATGCTCTCCTCTGCCATAGCATGGTCTGCCCCATGGGCTCCGGAGACCCCCGAAAGCCCCGACAGCTTACTGTGGGAGATGCCCAGCTGCATTG GGAGCTGGAGAATCTGGTCCCAAGGCTGGGAGTGAAGTTAGCCAAGACCCCGATGCGGACATGGGGTCCCCGGCCAGGCTTCACCTTTGCCTCCCTTCGGGCTCGAACCTGCCATGTTTGTCATAGGCACAGCTTTGAAGTGAAACTGACACCCTG CCCCCAGTGCGGTGCTGTCTTGTACTGTGGAGAGGCTTGTCTCCGTGCGGACTGGAAGCGATGCCCAGATGACGTAAGCCACCGATTTTGGTGCCCAAGGCTTGCAGCCTTCATGGAGCGGGCTGGAGAACTGGCAACCCTGCCTTTTACCTACACCGCAG AGGTGACCAGTGAAACCTTTAACAAGGAGGCCTTCCTGGCCTCCCGTGGCCTCACTCGTGGCTACTGGACCCAGTTCAGCATGCTGATTCCAGGCCCTGGCGCCCCCAGGCACCCAAGGGGCAGCACACCCTCCCTCAGCCTTCTTCTCCATG GAGATCCTTACCAGCCTCTCCAGGGGGATGGGCCAGCTCTGATGCCTCCAGTGCCCCCAGATTCACCCAGGGGCCTCTTTG GCTCGTGGCAGGATTACTACACGTGGCGGGGCCTCAGCTTGGACTCACCCATGGCCGTGCTCCTCACCTACCCACTAACTGTGTACTACGTCATCACCCACCTGGTGCCCCAGTCCT TCCCTGAGCTCAACATCCAGAACAAACAGTCACTGAAAATCCATGTGGTGGAGGCCGGGAAGGAGTTTGACCTTGTCATGGTGTTTTGG GAACTCTTGGTCTTGCTCCCCCATGTGGCCCTGGAGCTGCAGTTTGTGGGTGACGGCCTGCCCCCCGAAAGTGACCAGCAGCACTTTACCCTGCAGAGG GATGGCCCTGAAGTATCTGTCCGCCCTGGTTCTGGCGTATCAGCACGGCTCAGCTCTGGGACTAAGGAGAAGGGGGGCCGCAGAGACCTGCAGATCAAGGTGTCTGCAAGGCCCTACCACCTGCTCCAGGGGCCCAAGCCTGACTTGGTCATCG GATTTAACTCTGGCTTTGGACTAAAGGACACTTGGCTGAGCTCGCTGCCCCGGTTACAG TCCCTCCGAGTGCCGGCCTTCTTCACCGAGAGCAGCGAGTATGGCTGTGTGATGGACGACCAGACCATGGCGGTGGCCACAGGAGGGGGGACCAGCCCTCCACAGCCCAACCCTTTCCGCTCCCCCTTTCGCCTCAGAGCGGCAGACAATTGCATGCCCTG GTACTGCAACGCTTTCATCTTCCACTTGGTCTACAAGCCCTCGCAGGGAAGCGGGGCCCGCCCGGCGCCCGGGCCGGAGACTCCCGCCCCAACTCCTACAGCCCCTCCCGCCCCCGCCCGTAGGCGCCGAGGAGAAAAGAAACCTGGGCGGGGGTCCCGCCGGCGCAGGTGA
- the ZMYND15 gene encoding zinc finger MYND domain-containing protein 15 isoform X3, which translates to MEFVSGYRDEFLDFAALLFGWFRKFVAERGAVGTSLEGRWRQLEAQIRRLPQDPALWVLHVLPNRSVGISLGQGAEPGPGPGLGAARLLGDEPPLHLRDLSPYVSFVSLEEGEEGEEEEEEEEENGEEEGAGTKKVETEEDGEPAPGSREPPREATPPGEPEEAKQEAGGGEDGKEDRAEDGPGPERRTGRRGDAAPLHLSCLLLVTDEHGIILGIDLLMEGAQGSTGRGSGAENLAPRAYALLCHSMVCPMGSGDPRKPRQLTVGDAQLHWELENLVPRLGVKLAKTPMRTWGPRPGFTFASLRARTCHVCHRHSFEVKLTPCPQCGAVLYCGEACLRADWKRCPDDVSHRFWCPRLAAFMERAGELATLPFTYTAEVTSETFNKEAFLASRGLTRGYWTQFSMLIPGPGAPRHPRGSTPSLSLLLHGDPYQPLQGDGPALMPPVPPDSPRGLFGSWQDYYTWRGLSLDSPMAVLLTYPLTVYYVITHLVPQSFPELNIQNKQSLKIHVVEAGKEFDLVMVFWVSLSRPEGWASGCGGEHRVGPRFVLSALQELLVLLPHVALELQFVGDGLPPESDQQHFTLQRDGPEVSVRPGSGVSARLSSGTKEKGGRRDLQIKVSARPYHLLQGPKPDLVIGFNSGFGLKDTWLSSLPRLQSLRVPAFFTESSEYGCVMDDQTMAVATGGGTSPPQPNPFRSPFRLRAADNCMPWYCNAFIFHLVYKPSQGSGARPAPGPETPAPTPTAPPAPARRRRGEKKPGRGSRRRR; encoded by the exons ATGGAGTTTGTGTCTGGATACCGGGATGAATTCCTTGATTTTGCTGCCCTCCTCTTTGGCTGGTTCCGCAAGTTCGTGGCAGAGCGCGGGGCTGTAGGAACCAGCCTTGAGGGTCGCTGGCGGCAGCTGGAGGCTCAGATCAGAAGGTTGCCTCAGGACCCGGCCCTTTGGGTGCTCCACGTCTTGCCCAACCGCAGTGTGGGCATCAGCCTGGGGCaaggggcagagccaggcccTGGACCAGGCCTGGGTGCTGCCCGGCTGCTGGGAGATGAGCCCCCCCTCCACCTGCGAGACCTAAGTCCCTACGTCAGCTTTGTCAGcctggaggaaggggaagaaggagaggaggaggaggaggaggaagaagagaatggaGAGGAGGAGGGTGCCGGCACCAAAAAGGTAGAAACGGAGGAGGATGGGGAGCCGGCCCCTGGCAGCAGGGAGCCCCCCCGGGAAGCCACCCCTCCAGGGGAGCCAGAGGAGGCCAAGCAGGAGGCTGGAGGTGGCGAGGATGGCAAAGAAGACAGGGCAGAAGACGGGCCGGGGCCTGAGAGGAGGACGGGGCGGAGAGGTG ATGCTGCTCCCTTGCACCTTTCCTGCCTCTTACTGGTGACGGATGAACATGGCATCATCCTGGGCATTGACCTGCTGATGGAAGGAGCACAGGGGAGCACCGGCAGGGGCTCAGGGGCTGAGAACCTGGCTCCTCGAGCCTATGCTCTCCTCTGCCATAGCATGGTCTGCCCCATGGGCTCCGGAGACCCCCGAAAGCCCCGACAGCTTACTGTGGGAGATGCCCAGCTGCATTG GGAGCTGGAGAATCTGGTCCCAAGGCTGGGAGTGAAGTTAGCCAAGACCCCGATGCGGACATGGGGTCCCCGGCCAGGCTTCACCTTTGCCTCCCTTCGGGCTCGAACCTGCCATGTTTGTCATAGGCACAGCTTTGAAGTGAAACTGACACCCTG CCCCCAGTGCGGTGCTGTCTTGTACTGTGGAGAGGCTTGTCTCCGTGCGGACTGGAAGCGATGCCCAGATGACGTAAGCCACCGATTTTGGTGCCCAAGGCTTGCAGCCTTCATGGAGCGGGCTGGAGAACTGGCAACCCTGCCTTTTACCTACACCGCAG AGGTGACCAGTGAAACCTTTAACAAGGAGGCCTTCCTGGCCTCCCGTGGCCTCACTCGTGGCTACTGGACCCAGTTCAGCATGCTGATTCCAGGCCCTGGCGCCCCCAGGCACCCAAGGGGCAGCACACCCTCCCTCAGCCTTCTTCTCCATG GAGATCCTTACCAGCCTCTCCAGGGGGATGGGCCAGCTCTGATGCCTCCAGTGCCCCCAGATTCACCCAGGGGCCTCTTTG GCTCGTGGCAGGATTACTACACGTGGCGGGGCCTCAGCTTGGACTCACCCATGGCCGTGCTCCTCACCTACCCACTAACTGTGTACTACGTCATCACCCACCTGGTGCCCCAGTCCT TCCCTGAGCTCAACATCCAGAACAAACAGTCACTGAAAATCCATGTGGTGGAGGCCGGGAAGGAGTTTGACCTTGTCATGGTGTTTTGGGTAAGTCTCTCCAGGCCTGAAGGGTGGGCGTCTGGTTGTGGAGGTGAACACAGGGTGGGACCCAGATTCGTCCTCTCTGCCCTTCAGGAACTCTTGGTCTTGCTCCCCCATGTGGCCCTGGAGCTGCAGTTTGTGGGTGACGGCCTGCCCCCCGAAAGTGACCAGCAGCACTTTACCCTGCAGAGG GATGGCCCTGAAGTATCTGTCCGCCCTGGTTCTGGCGTATCAGCACGGCTCAGCTCTGGGACTAAGGAGAAGGGGGGCCGCAGAGACCTGCAGATCAAGGTGTCTGCAAGGCCCTACCACCTGCTCCAGGGGCCCAAGCCTGACTTGGTCATCG GATTTAACTCTGGCTTTGGACTAAAGGACACTTGGCTGAGCTCGCTGCCCCGGTTACAG TCCCTCCGAGTGCCGGCCTTCTTCACCGAGAGCAGCGAGTATGGCTGTGTGATGGACGACCAGACCATGGCGGTGGCCACAGGAGGGGGGACCAGCCCTCCACAGCCCAACCCTTTCCGCTCCCCCTTTCGCCTCAGAGCGGCAGACAATTGCATGCCCTG GTACTGCAACGCTTTCATCTTCCACTTGGTCTACAAGCCCTCGCAGGGAAGCGGGGCCCGCCCGGCGCCCGGGCCGGAGACTCCCGCCCCAACTCCTACAGCCCCTCCCGCCCCCGCCCGTAGGCGCCGAGGAGAAAAGAAACCTGGGCGGGGGTCCCGCCGGCGCAGGTGA